From the genome of Candidatus Binatota bacterium:
TAAATCTTCGAAGGACGATGGCTTGATCTGCTGCAACAATTTGCGCATGCCGCCGCTTTCCATCTGGAAAAGCCCGACGGCGTCAGCCCTGCTCGCGAGTCGGTAGGTGGCCGCGTCGTCAAGTGGAAGGTCGTCGATGTCAATCTTGACGCCGGTGCGCTTTTCTACTCGGCTTACCGTGTCCGCGATGAGGGTCAGTGTCTTGAGGCCCAGAAAATCGAACTTGATGAGCCCGAGGGCCTCGACGTCGGGTCCGGCAAACTGGGTAACGACCGTTCCGTCGCGGTTGTCAACGAACAGGGGCACGCTCTCTACCAGCGGTTCATTGCCGATAACGACACCAGCCGCGTGCTTGGAGACGTGGCGTGTTAGCCCTTCTAGTTTGAGCGCATACTGGAACAGTAAACCTTCGCGTTCGCCTGAGTCACGGTATTCGCGCATCCGCGGTTCCATCTCGAGAGCCTGCGTGAGATTGAAGTCACGTCCCTGTCTCGGCGCGGGGTACAACTTACACACCCTGTCGGTTTCCCCGAAGGACATTCCGAGCACCCGGCCCACGTCGCGTATAGCCGCTTTGCCCTTGAGCGTACCGAAAGTGATGATGTTGGCGACCTTGTCGGTGCCGTACTTCTCGCGTACGTAGTTGAGGACTTCGTCCCTGCGCTGGTAGCAGAAGTCGACATCGATGTCGGGCATGCTCTGCCGTTCGGGATTCAAGAAGCGCTCGAACAGCAGCCCCCAGCGCAGTGGGTCTATGTCGGTTATGCGCATCGAATAGGACACCAGGCTGCCGGCCGCGGATCCGCGGCCGGGGCCCACCGGTATGCCTGCTGCTTTTGCCCAGTTGATGAAGTCCGAGACGATGAGGAAGTAGCCGGGGAAGTCCATTTCCACGATACACTCGAGCTCGGTCTCAAGGCGTTCCCGGTAGAGATCTTCGTCGATCTCGTCGTACAGTGACCGTAGAGTGCCCAGTCTGTTTTCAAGCCCTTCTCGGGCGGTTTTGCAGAAATGATCGACCAGGGTGGTGTCCGGCCCCACGGCGAAATTAGGAAACTTGTGCTTGCCGAATTCGAACTCGACGTTGCAGCGGTCGGCCACCCCGACGGTGTTTGATATGGCCTCCTCGCAACCGGGAAAGGCCTTGAGCATGTCCTCTGCGCCCTTTACAAAAAGCTGGTCGGTCCCGAAGCGCCACCGGTCTTCGTCGTCGAGCTGCTTGCCCGTCTGAACGCAGAGCAGAACCTCATGGGACTTGTGGTCGTCGTGGTCGAGGTAGTGACAGTCGTTGGTCGCAACAAGCGGTATGCCCATGTCATGGGCGGTGGGGATCATGAACTCGTTGACCGCGTTCTGTTCCTCGAGGTGGTTGTCCTGGATCTCGAGGTAATAGCGGTCGCCGAACAGGCGGGCGTAGTACTCGATGACCTCGCGCGCCTTGTCGTGTCTCCCGGCTACGATCGCCTTGGCTGCTTCGCCGCTCAGGCAACCGCTCAGGCAGAGCAGCCCCGAGTTGTGAGCTTCGAGCAGCTCCTTGTCTATGCGGGGCTTGTAGTAGAAGCCGTCCTTGTAGCTCTGGCTGACCATCCTGCAGAGATTGCGGTAGCCCTCCATGTTGGCTGCAAGCAGTACCAGGTGGTAGTTGCCGCCACTTTCGTAGTCCGCGGCCCCACGGGTGGTCCTGTCGGTCCGCTTGCCCGGGGCAACGTAGACCTCGCAGCCGATAATGGGTTTGATGCCAGCGGCAGTTGCAGACCTGTAGAAATCGATCGCGCCGAACATGTTGCCGTGGTCGGTCATCGCAGCGGCCGGCATGTTGAGCGCTGCCATTCGCGGCATCAGCTCGGTTATCTTGTTGGCGCCGTCGAGCAGGCTGTACTGGGTGTGCAGGTGGAGGTGGACGTAGCTCACAGCGCGCTCAATTTCACGTACAATCGCATGGACATGTTGACCGTCGTTCTCACCTGGCCTTCATAGCCGTTTCAGTTATTCCCATTCAACAGTAGCCGGGGGCTTGGAAGAGATGTCGTAGGCAACCCGGCTGACGCCGGCCACTTCGTTGGCGATTCGCGCCGAGGATTGGGCGAGGACTTCGGGTGGAAATCGAAACCAGTCGGCGGTCATGCCATCTTCGCTGGTTATAGCCCTCAGGGCGATGACCTTGTCGTAGGTCCTGAAGTCGCCTTGCACGCCCACCGTTCTAATCGGCAGCAACACCGCAAAGGCCTGCCAGATGTCGTCGTAGAGGCCAGC
Proteins encoded in this window:
- the dnaE gene encoding DNA polymerase III subunit alpha; this translates as MVREIERAVSYVHLHLHTQYSLLDGANKITELMPRMAALNMPAAAMTDHGNMFGAIDFYRSATAAGIKPIIGCEVYVAPGKRTDRTTRGAADYESGGNYHLVLLAANMEGYRNLCRMVSQSYKDGFYYKPRIDKELLEAHNSGLLCLSGCLSGEAAKAIVAGRHDKAREVIEYYARLFGDRYYLEIQDNHLEEQNAVNEFMIPTAHDMGIPLVATNDCHYLDHDDHKSHEVLLCVQTGKQLDDEDRWRFGTDQLFVKGAEDMLKAFPGCEEAISNTVGVADRCNVEFEFGKHKFPNFAVGPDTTLVDHFCKTAREGLENRLGTLRSLYDEIDEDLYRERLETELECIVEMDFPGYFLIVSDFINWAKAAGIPVGPGRGSAAGSLVSYSMRITDIDPLRWGLLFERFLNPERQSMPDIDVDFCYQRRDEVLNYVREKYGTDKVANIITFGTLKGKAAIRDVGRVLGMSFGETDRVCKLYPAPRQGRDFNLTQALEMEPRMREYRDSGEREGLLFQYALKLEGLTRHVSKHAAGVVIGNEPLVESVPLFVDNRDGTVVTQFAGPDVEALGLIKFDFLGLKTLTLIADTVSRVEKRTGVKIDIDDLPLDDAATYRLASRADAVGLFQMESGGMRKLLQQIKPSSFEDLIAILALFRPGPLDSGMVEQYIKRRDGTETVRYPDSTLEEILSETYGVIVYQEQVMQIAQVYGGYSLGDADNLRRAMGKKKADVMAVERERFVEGAVKKGHPRQAADQIFQQMETFAAYGFNKSHSAAYALISYQTAWLKTHHPTEFLAALLTLEMGDTDKTYKNLSDCKGRDISVLEPDVNESVADFTVVTEGIRFGLAAVKGVGEKAVESIIEVRGDSPFLSLADFCRRVNSAQVNKRVIESLVKAGAFDSISVSRAKLCASLDASMAWAQRVADDESAGQMGLFSSSDGTSQPEPPLAEVEEFSVAERLQAEHEMLGFYISGHPLDEHATDLGLLAPLPTGTLASRRDQETVRVAGVTNTVRLKNSKKGDRYATFNIEDPSGVIEVIAWPRVYKECEEAIVGNAPVLITGTLEIGDAGGTQDTEESEGFQRKPQVIASEILTLAEMRRRVARYVDISMDAARMEPSSVSDLKKTLALYPGDCRTYLKVVRQGASETLIELPDTLAIDPCDDLLMAVDKLLGPGSTALR